From Carassius auratus strain Wakin chromosome 22, ASM336829v1, whole genome shotgun sequence, a single genomic window includes:
- the LOC113040156 gene encoding ribonuclease P protein subunit p21-like gives MAGNIKDKEAYQRLNFLYQAAHCALAQNPENTELARFYCLTQKTISKRLVLRQDPSLKRTICKKCCTLLIPGVTSTVRQKRGPMRQRKTVVRCLSCGLTKQFPNNPKHKLWVDQPEAQLENQTSHDAGPSLQSKPQKKKPDIGSVSMTAKTSPTV, from the exons ATGGCGGGaaatataaaagataaagaaGCATATCAACGTCTGAACTTCCTCTATCAg GCTGCTCACTGCGCTTTGGCTCAAAATCCAGAGAACACTGAACTGGCGAGATTTTACTGCCTCACTCAGAAGACCATCTCCAAACGACTGGTGCTCAGACA AGATCCATCACTAAAGAGAACCATTTGCAAAAAATGCTGCACTTTACTAATACCAGGTGTCACATCAACTGTACGACAAAAAA GAGGACCGATGCGACAGCGTAAGACTGTTGTGCGATGTTTAAGTTGTGGCCTGACCAAACAGTTTCCAAACAACCCAAAACATAAACTGTGGGTGGATCAACCGGAGGCTCAACTGGAAAACCAGACCTCACATG ATGCTGGTCCTTCATTGCAGTCCAAACCCCAAAAGAAGAAACCTGATATTGGCTCAGTGTCCATGACAGCGAAGACTTCGCCTACAGTTTAA